The Vibrio bathopelagicus genomic sequence ATGTTCATAATACGAACACGACGTAGTTTGAAGACTTCATAGCCTAACGCTTCACACATACGACGGATCTGACGGTTAAGGCCTTGAGTTAGCGTAATTCGGAATGAGAACTTTGTCTCTTTCTCGACATTACAAGGCAGGGTAACGGTATCCAAAATAGGGACACCAGAAGCCATTTTCTTCAAGAATTCCGTCGTAATCGGCTTATCTACACGAACCACGTATTCTTTTTCGTGATTGTTACCCGCACGCAAGATCTTATTGACGATGTCGCCATCGTTGGTCAAGAAGATAAGGCCATCAGAGGGCTTATCTAGGCGACCAATAGGGAAGATACGTTTGTGGTGGCCAATGAAGTCGACGATGTTGCCTGGAATATCACGCTCAGTTGTACAGGTAATGCCAGTCGGTTTATTGAGAGCAATGTAGATAGGCTTTTCTTTTGAACGCACTGGCTTGTTGTCGATCTCAACATCATCACCTGGCAATACTTTCGTTCCCATCTCAGGGATCTTGCCATTAATAGTAACTCGGCCTGCATCGATCAGTTTGTCTGCTTCACGACGTGAACAAAAACCAGTTTCACTGATGTATTTATTAAGGCGTTTAGCTTGGGATTCTTGTGACATGATATTCTCTTAGCGTTTCACAACGGAAATATAGATAAACAAAAAGCAACTATGGACAGTTGCTTTTACGTTTTAATTCGTTAACTGAGGCAATTTTAACACCTAGTGTGGGCTTCGGCACTAAATATCTATTTTCGGCACTAAATATCAATTGTGGTATTCGATGTGCTTAGCTGAATGTTCGAAGACGATGGCCTTTTTTCATTAAGCTTCTGATGATTTAGCGAGTCCGTTTTTGGTGACGCTCTCTATTCTCAAGTTTTTTGTCATTACTCTTTCTGAGCATGACGTAAACGGCTCCAGTACCACCATGAAATTGCTGCGCTGAGTGAACACATTGAACATCATTAATTTGCGATAACCAATTGGCTACATAGCTTTTCATCATGGCTGGTGGATTCGAGCGTTCACCCTTACCGTGAACAATAATGACGGTGCGCACATCCATTCTTAAACATTGGCGTAAAAATGAAAGCACTTCGTTGCGAGCATCTTTCAATGTTTTCCTGTGGAGATCGAGCTTAGCTTGAACTGGATATTTACCTAAGCGCAGTTTTTTGTATACGCCTTCTTGAACGCCATCTTTTTTATACGCAATAACGTCATCAGGTTTCAGCATTGGAGAATAGTCGAGAGAGAGGTAATCTTTTTCGTCCTCAGACAGCCACATAGCCGCCTCACGCTTTGCAAGTTGAGACTCGGTAACTCGATGCACTTTTTGGTGCTCAGCGGTGTCATGGTCGATACGTTTCACATCGCCCATCATTTCTTGGAATAGATCTAAGTCGTCATCATGAGACATGGTGTTCATCTCAAGTTGTAGAAGGATAGGGTCAGTATACCTAAGTTGTGGCTGGGTTTAAAAATGAAAAAACCGGAGGAGACAAGAGGAGTCAACTCCGGTGCAAAGCGTTTTAACATTTATTTATCAAGGAAATGATACTTAAAGTAAATGATGTAGGCTGAGCGATACTAGTGAGGAGATTTTTCAGTCATAACTTTGTATATGAAGAACCCTCCATAAAACATCATGAGACCCAGAGCCCCGAATATTACTATCATTGAAGATAGCCCCACTGCATTACCAAATAGGAGTTCTAGCCAAAAGTCCATGTGTATACCTCAAAGTTATATGACATGGCTTAGTGTATTAAGTAGCATTATCAATTCACTGATCTGGATCAATCCTGTTTCATAAGTTAAATACTTGTTGGTGAGTGTGTGTTTTTCGTCACATTAGTCGTTAGGTTGTACGTCTTTTGTTCGAACGATTCGATAATGTAAAAAAGAGTGAAAAAAGCCCTTGCGGATAAATTCAGAACCCGTATTATACGCTCCATCGACAGGCAATCAGCCAGTTAGATATCTCGGTGAATAGCGCAGCTTGGTAGCGCATCTGGTTTGGGACCAGAGGGTCGGGGGTTCGAATCCCTCTTCACCGACCACATTTAGAAAGCCTGCTCAATGAGCAGGCTTTCGTCGTTTTGGAGTGTAGGAAATAGGATTAGAACCTAAGTGGGGTTCGCTAGATGTTCAAAATAAGCTCTTCACTGACCACATTAAAGAAAGCCGTAGCACTATTTTGTAATAGAAAAGGCTGCGGCTTTTTTGCATTCTCAAATTGTGAACATCGGCAGAAAGTGATTTTGCCTGAGTTTAATGCGGCTAGTTAAGCTGTCTTGGTGAGTCGCCAGCCTTAAGGTGTTGTTAAAAGCATGGGCTATTGAACGAACTCACTGGTAGCGACATTGTTCTTTACCCAAATCAGAGCCTGCAGTCGATTCTTCACTTTGATTTTTTTAAATGTATTGTGAAGGTGTGCTTTGACTGTATTCTCACTGACGTAGAGTGTGTCGGCGATCTGAGTGTTGGACGCGCCCTCACCGAGTAGCTTGATGATTTGTTGCTCGCGTTTAGTGAGTTTTAAATAGTACGGGCTCGTTTTTGCGCATTGCCTTTCACGATAAAAGCGAATGTACTTATAAATGAGTTTCCTGCTCATCCACATTTCGTCTTCTAAGATGCAGTTGAAACCAGTGACAAGCTTATCAAGCGTGTCTGAAACATAGAAAATACCGACGAGATATTGCCATTTGAGCATCTCAGTATGCGGGAAGTCGTTTGGAGTGTTTAACAATACTTCATGGGTATCACATATTACATCGTCTCTAAGCTCTTGGTATTTAGATATAAAATCTTTGGTCATTATTGGATAGTCAATAATAATGATATTCAAATTGTCGGCTTGCAATGAGTTGATACTCAGTTTTTCAGGAGATATAAGCCTAATACTAAGGTTCACCTTTTGCTCTAATGACTCTTTGAGCAGCGTAGACTGTAAATTATTTTCGGCTATTAAAATGGCTTGATGAACTTTCGACTTAGCCATGTGTACACTCCTTTATTAACCCACTGCCCTTGTATCAGACTTGATAGTCTATAGCACACATAGTTATTCTACCAATAAGTTGGCTAGTTATTTTATAAATATGGTGAATGTAATTAATAGTACAGGTGAAGGTATATAACAGAATCAAGTGGAAGCATCTGTTTCCTTTAGTTTTATTAATTAACGTCTAGTTCTGTCATCGTACAATCTCGAAATATTCTCCAACTCTTATTTTCTGGTTTAATCTCTAAAGTAAGAGGAAATTGGTTGGAATTAAAAATAAATTTTGTTTTACCACTACTTATATATTGGTTGAGTTGAGAGTGTGTGTTTGTTTTTAGAGTGACTGAAGATGCTGTACTGTTATCAAACACAAGCACGTTATGTTTGTTTTTAATAAAACACTGTGCTGACTTTGAAATTTCTTCAGATGCACTTAAACATAAAGGGAAAAATAAAACGGCGATCAACGCCGTTTTAATATATGCACTTTTTATCATATTAGTTCTGATAAATTATACCGACATTACCACTTGCGCCATTACCTGAAACGAGAGCAGTATCATAAGAGGTTTGTTCAATCATAAATTGGTTTGAACTGCTGTTTGTTAAGCTAACAATGGCATCTGAATGAGAGCCTGTTTGTAACGTGAATACGCGGTTATCGCTACTGCTCACGAGATCGATATCGACATAGTTATCATCGCCACCACCAACATCGGTGTTGACTATCGTTTGAACATAGTTATTATCGCCGCTGATATCGATGTCTACGTCATTATTATCAACACTCGCGTTACTAAACTCGGTATAGGTTGTATTGGAGTTACCAGAGACATTCACATCAGCTTCATTGTAGTCAGCACCACCTAAAGCATTGACGACAGAGATGTTCTCATTACCCACTTGTGTAACACGTAAATCATTGCTTCGACCATAAGGTTGAACTGTGATTTGGGCTTGGTTACTAACACCATCTTGATCAACCCAAGCGTTGTTGTTTACATAGCGTAACTTAACGTGAGCTTCATTGAGATTGCCATCTTGTTGAACCACTACGTCAGAGTTATAGCTAGCATGTGTGTCTACTAGTGCAACATGTCCATTAGTAACACCAGACGTATTCTGGCTAATCGTGACATTGGCATTATCGCCATTGCCCATTTGCCAAACGGCAGTATTATCCATCGCTAAGGGTTGAATACCGGCTACTGTCGATGATATCCCAAGATCGGTTGTTCCTTCTATTGCACCCAAC encodes the following:
- the rluF gene encoding 23S rRNA pseudouridine(2604) synthase RluF, giving the protein MSQESQAKRLNKYISETGFCSRREADKLIDAGRVTINGKIPEMGTKVLPGDDVEIDNKPVRSKEKPIYIALNKPTGITCTTERDIPGNIVDFIGHHKRIFPIGRLDKPSDGLIFLTNDGDIVNKILRAGNNHEKEYVVRVDKPITTEFLKKMASGVPILDTVTLPCNVEKETKFSFRITLTQGLNRQIRRMCEALGYEVFKLRRVRIMNISLDGIPNGKWRYLSEEEIAEILAMCEGSVSTEDASKINAKGQRIRKATDAKLFDSREENQTSTARRNQNENRTRTYRGNNADEFRHAPNSKRGRNSSNSESGGNTENWKSNSRSERSNSDRNSSDRSRTDRDNNDRRSGKPTNRSQDSNRPNKPAPKRVGGTLGLKK
- the smrA gene encoding DNA endonuclease SmrA; protein product: MSHDDDLDLFQEMMGDVKRIDHDTAEHQKVHRVTESQLAKREAAMWLSEDEKDYLSLDYSPMLKPDDVIAYKKDGVQEGVYKKLRLGKYPVQAKLDLHRKTLKDARNEVLSFLRQCLRMDVRTVIIVHGKGERSNPPAMMKSYVANWLSQINDVQCVHSAQQFHGGTGAVYVMLRKSNDKKLENRERHQKRTR
- a CDS encoding DUF3149 domain-containing protein → MDFWLELLFGNAVGLSSMIVIFGALGLMMFYGGFFIYKVMTEKSPH
- a CDS encoding LuxR C-terminal-related transcriptional regulator, giving the protein MAKSKVHQAILIAENNLQSTLLKESLEQKVNLSIRLISPEKLSINSLQADNLNIIIIDYPIMTKDFISKYQELRDDVICDTHEVLLNTPNDFPHTEMLKWQYLVGIFYVSDTLDKLVTGFNCILEDEMWMSRKLIYKYIRFYRERQCAKTSPYYLKLTKREQQIIKLLGEGASNTQIADTLYVSENTVKAHLHNTFKKIKVKNRLQALIWVKNNVATSEFVQ
- a CDS encoding curlin → MKVTQIGIIVGAILGFNAAYADNLPAPFPASEPALGAIEGTTDLGISSTVAGIQPLAMDNTAVWQMGNGDNANVTISQNTSGVTNGHVALVDTHASYNSDVVVQQDGNLNEAHVKLRYVNNNAWVDQDGVSNQAQITVQPYGRSNDLRVTQVGNENISVVNALGGADYNEADVNVSGNSNTTYTEFSNASVDNNDVDIDISGDNNYVQTIVNTDVGGGDDNYVDIDLVSSSDNRVFTLQTGSHSDAIVSLTNSSSNQFMIEQTSYDTALVSGNGASGNVGIIYQN